A stretch of Triticum aestivum cultivar Chinese Spring chromosome 1D, IWGSC CS RefSeq v2.1, whole genome shotgun sequence DNA encodes these proteins:
- the LOC123181007 gene encoding cyanate hydratase → MEESGASAAAVVPRLLAAKEESGKSFSDIAAETGLTNVYVAQLLRRQAQLKPDMAPAFRAAVPALTDELVELMMRPPFRSYHPDIVHEPAIYRLNEAVMHFGESIKEIINEDFGDGIMSAIDFYCSVDKIQGADGKDRVVVTFDGKYLPYTEQRSEHMMSRLNRNAS, encoded by the exons ATGGAGGAGAGCGGCGCGAGCGCGGCGGCCGTAGTCCCTCGGCTGTTGGCGGCGAAGGAGGAGTCCGGGAAAAGCTTCTCGGACATCGCGGCCGAGACGGGGCTCACCAACGTCTACGTCGCGCAGCTGCTGCGCCGCCAGGCGCAGCTCAAGCCCGACATGGCGCCCGCGTTCCGGGCGGCCGTCCCGGCGCTCACCGACGAGCTCGTGGAGCTCATGATGCGGCCGCCTTTCCGGTCCTACCACCCGGACATCGTCCACGAGCCCGCCATATACAG ATTGAATGAAGCTGTTATGCATTTTGGAGAGAGCATCAAGGAGATCATCAATGAGGATTTTGGTGATGGAAT CATGTCGGCTATAGACTTCTACTGTTCAGTTGACAAGATTCAAGGGGCTGATGGAAAAGATCGTGTGGTGGTCACATTTGATGGGAAGTATCTGCCTTACACCGAGCAG agatctgaacatatgatgtcaAGATTGAACCGGAATGCATCTTGA